In a genomic window of Pontibacter liquoris:
- a CDS encoding glycosyltransferase family 4 protein — MNVLFVVPYPVNQAASQRFRVEQWLPALQAQGINYRLAPFWRKKEWEVLYQPGHTLHKVWGFGLGMLRRLWLLGQLAGYDYVFVHREATPLGSPWFEWVVTYIFRKKLLYDFDDAIWLPNTTDGNKAIAKYKHPQKVAAICRWSYKVSCGNHFLQAYAQRYNRAAVYLPTCLDAAKYQLSANRQHAPRVVIGWTGSHSTLPYLALITPVLQQLEQKYDFTFLVIADQIPALPLRSLTFLPWREETELEDLRQIDIGLMPLPDNEWARGKCAFKALQYMALGIPAVVSAVGANLVAVPDVEAGYTCRTPEEWYAHLEQLLLQPERRLRMGQKGQAWVAQHYSLLAHREAFLQLFT, encoded by the coding sequence ATGAACGTGCTGTTTGTGGTTCCCTACCCTGTAAACCAGGCCGCATCCCAGCGGTTCCGGGTAGAGCAGTGGCTGCCCGCATTACAGGCGCAGGGAATAAACTACCGGCTGGCCCCTTTCTGGCGTAAAAAAGAATGGGAGGTGCTGTACCAGCCGGGGCACACGCTGCACAAAGTATGGGGATTTGGCTTGGGCATGCTGCGGCGGCTTTGGCTCCTAGGGCAACTTGCTGGCTATGATTATGTTTTTGTGCACCGCGAGGCCACGCCGCTGGGATCGCCCTGGTTTGAATGGGTCGTGACCTACATTTTCCGGAAAAAGCTGCTATATGATTTCGACGATGCCATCTGGCTGCCTAACACCACAGATGGAAACAAAGCCATTGCAAAGTATAAGCACCCTCAGAAAGTAGCGGCTATCTGCCGCTGGAGCTATAAAGTGAGCTGCGGCAACCATTTCCTGCAGGCGTATGCCCAACGGTATAATCGGGCAGCCGTTTACCTGCCCACCTGCCTCGATGCTGCAAAATATCAGCTGTCAGCCAATCGGCAGCACGCGCCGCGGGTGGTCATTGGCTGGACGGGCTCGCATTCTACCCTGCCCTACCTTGCCCTGATAACGCCCGTTCTGCAGCAACTGGAGCAAAAGTATGATTTCACTTTTCTGGTGATAGCGGATCAGATACCGGCTTTGCCGTTACGCTCGCTCACGTTTTTGCCCTGGCGGGAAGAAACAGAGCTGGAAGATCTGCGGCAAATAGACATCGGGTTAATGCCCCTTCCGGACAATGAATGGGCTAGAGGAAAGTGTGCGTTCAAAGCCTTGCAGTATATGGCGCTGGGCATTCCGGCGGTAGTTTCGGCCGTAGGTGCTAACCTGGTGGCTGTGCCCGATGTGGAAGCAGGCTATACTTGTCGCACGCCCGAAGAATGGTATGCGCATCTGGAGCAACTCCTGTTACAACCCGAGCGCCGGCTCCGGATGGGGCAAAAAGGGCAGGCGTGGGTAGCGCAGCACTACTCCCTGCTGGCGCACCGCGAGGCTTTCCTGCAGCTGTTTACTTAA
- a CDS encoding glycosyltransferase, protein MALGSTLIHVTESLGLGGAEIIFVDYINALPTKFTNIVVYLRPQHTLLSNLHHVKEVICLNYVNKYDIARCAIMLHRIIQTYNADLVHSHLYWPTIIARLAMSGKVPLLFSVHSLITHDAFNPNILSKYLEKITYSAKQTAVFVSQAAYNDYTQHIAVPGEANILYNFVGNQFFNEAVDKRSFADTGLKLVAVGNLRPQKGHLFLLKCLRQLRKYAITLDIYGEGHQREELENYIREYEITNVRLLGSEAHLEKVLPTYDVFVLASRYEGFCIAMAEAMAIGLPCLVPNLEVLQEVSGERQLYFEQDNEADFLKKIQLLYHEKSLLTPYADAAREVAAKYRKETHIQQLVAVYEKALKQ, encoded by the coding sequence ATGGCTTTAGGATCAACACTTATTCATGTTACGGAATCATTAGGCCTAGGAGGAGCAGAGATTATATTTGTAGACTACATAAATGCGTTGCCCACTAAATTCACGAACATTGTTGTTTATTTGAGGCCTCAGCATACTCTTCTATCAAATTTACATCATGTAAAAGAAGTTATCTGTTTGAATTATGTTAACAAGTATGATATAGCCAGGTGTGCTATCATGTTACATAGAATAATACAGACGTACAATGCCGATCTGGTCCATTCCCATCTGTACTGGCCAACTATCATTGCAAGGTTAGCCATGAGCGGCAAGGTACCCCTGCTGTTTAGTGTGCACAGCTTGATAACGCATGATGCTTTTAATCCCAATATACTGAGTAAATATCTGGAAAAGATAACCTATTCAGCAAAGCAAACGGCTGTTTTTGTATCGCAGGCTGCTTATAACGATTATACACAGCATATTGCTGTTCCGGGAGAAGCAAACATACTATATAATTTTGTGGGCAATCAGTTTTTTAACGAAGCTGTCGATAAACGTTCTTTTGCAGACACAGGCTTGAAGTTAGTGGCAGTTGGTAACCTGCGGCCTCAGAAAGGACACCTTTTTCTACTTAAGTGTTTGAGACAGTTGCGCAAGTATGCCATTACTCTCGATATTTATGGAGAAGGGCACCAAAGGGAGGAATTGGAAAACTATATTCGCGAGTATGAAATTACCAATGTGCGCCTGCTGGGCAGTGAAGCGCACCTTGAAAAGGTACTGCCTACGTATGATGTGTTTGTGCTTGCGTCGCGGTATGAAGGTTTTTGTATTGCCATGGCAGAAGCGATGGCAATAGGTTTGCCTTGCCTGGTACCAAATCTGGAAGTACTGCAAGAAGTATCAGGAGAAAGGCAGCTTTATTTCGAACAGGATAATGAAGCTGATTTCCTGAAGAAGATCCAACTACTTTATCATGAAAAGAGCCTTTTGACTCCGTATGCTGATGCGGCCAGGGAGGTAGCAGCAAAGTATAGGAAAGAAACGCATATACAACAACTCGTTGCAGTATATGAAAAGGCACTAAAGCAGTAA
- a CDS encoding tol-pal system protein YbgF, whose translation MKKLLFLFFSFVLPALATAQQSDTTAMRNVTFESIEVIPDVARVKGMLLLNKDIQYELEGAVDNMYNFKFERAEKQFRSLRRRYPDHPLPYFLMGLSQWWKILPTNIQTLKYDAPFFAYMDTTIQKAEKMYDQNEQNVEAAFFLAAAYGFEARLHSERSNWRKATVASKHSLEFMEKAKAGNGLSPEFLFGEALFNYYAVWIHDTYPMLRPVLLFFPDGDKRLGLKQLRYVANSGFYTGTEAKVFLMKIYANEENNMNEALGVAQSMALKYPDNAYFERFYARLLFVQGHFTMAERVSLDILSKLEQNMPGYEPVSGRYASYILAYINQNKYRDLDKAKQYYQNAIMYAEMTNERDSGYFVNSYLNLARIAEQQKDLLLAKRYYTVVLNASANDKKSAPFKEARSFLKKHKKLK comes from the coding sequence ATGAAGAAGTTATTATTTCTTTTCTTCTCCTTTGTATTACCGGCCCTGGCAACCGCCCAGCAGTCCGACACCACCGCCATGCGCAACGTTACTTTCGAGTCGATCGAAGTAATTCCGGATGTCGCGCGGGTAAAAGGCATGCTGCTGTTGAACAAAGACATCCAGTATGAACTGGAAGGTGCTGTTGACAACATGTATAACTTCAAGTTTGAGCGGGCCGAAAAACAGTTCCGCTCGCTGCGCCGCCGCTACCCCGATCATCCGCTGCCCTACTTCCTTATGGGCCTGAGCCAGTGGTGGAAGATCCTCCCGACCAATATCCAGACGCTGAAGTATGATGCGCCTTTCTTTGCTTACATGGACACCACCATACAGAAAGCGGAAAAGATGTATGATCAGAACGAGCAGAATGTAGAGGCTGCCTTTTTCCTGGCGGCGGCTTACGGCTTTGAGGCACGGCTCCATTCTGAGCGCAGCAACTGGCGCAAAGCAACGGTAGCCAGCAAGCACTCCCTGGAGTTTATGGAGAAAGCCAAAGCCGGCAACGGCCTGAGCCCGGAGTTCCTCTTTGGCGAGGCGCTGTTCAATTACTATGCCGTCTGGATCCATGATACTTACCCGATGCTGCGCCCGGTGCTGCTTTTCTTTCCGGATGGTGACAAGCGGCTTGGCCTGAAACAGCTGCGCTACGTGGCCAACAGCGGTTTTTATACCGGCACCGAGGCCAAGGTCTTTTTGATGAAGATCTATGCCAACGAAGAAAACAACATGAATGAGGCCTTGGGAGTAGCACAGTCGATGGCCCTCAAATACCCCGATAATGCCTACTTCGAACGGTTTTATGCCCGCCTTTTGTTTGTGCAGGGGCATTTTACCATGGCTGAGCGCGTGTCGCTGGACATTCTTAGCAAACTGGAGCAGAACATGCCCGGCTATGAACCGGTGAGCGGGCGCTATGCGTCCTATATTTTAGCTTACATTAACCAGAACAAGTATAGGGACCTGGATAAGGCGAAACAGTACTACCAGAACGCCATTATGTATGCCGAGATGACCAACGAGCGTGATTCCGGCTACTTTGTAAACTCCTACTTGAACCTGGCCCGCATTGCCGAACAGCAAAAAGACTTGCTGCTGGCCAAACGCTATTATACTGTCGTGCTCAACGCCAGCGCAAACGATAAAAAATCCGCCCCTTTTAAAGAAGCGCGCAGTTTTCTCAAAAAGCACAAGAAGCTTAAGTAA
- a CDS encoding adenylate kinase, translating to MLNIVLFGPPGAGKGTQSQKLIDKYNLIHLSTGDLLRSEIAAGTALGLEAKNLMDSGLLVPDEVVIGMIENKVKEHRQAAGFIFDGFPRTVPQAQGLDKLLQEHGTAISCMIALRVDDEELTKRLLLRGKTSGRPDDQNEELIRKRVQEYNTKTAPVADYYAGQGKFCTVEGIGEIEEIFNNLCQQIDGLKAKQEGK from the coding sequence ATGCTCAACATCGTTTTGTTTGGTCCTCCGGGAGCCGGTAAAGGAACTCAGAGTCAGAAGCTGATTGATAAATACAACCTTATCCACTTGTCTACCGGCGATTTGCTTCGTTCCGAAATTGCTGCAGGCACCGCCCTGGGCCTGGAAGCTAAAAATTTGATGGACAGCGGCCTGCTGGTACCCGACGAAGTGGTGATCGGCATGATTGAGAACAAAGTGAAAGAGCATCGGCAGGCTGCCGGCTTTATTTTCGATGGCTTTCCGCGCACCGTGCCGCAGGCGCAGGGTCTGGACAAGCTGTTGCAGGAGCACGGTACCGCCATTTCCTGCATGATTGCCCTGCGGGTAGACGACGAGGAGCTAACCAAGCGCCTGCTGCTGCGTGGCAAAACATCCGGCCGCCCCGACGACCAGAACGAAGAACTGATCCGCAAGCGTGTGCAGGAGTATAACACCAAAACCGCCCCTGTAGCCGATTACTATGCAGGCCAGGGCAAATTCTGTACGGTAGAGGGTATTGGCGAGATCGAGGAGATCTTTAACAACCTTTGCCAGCAGATCGATGGCCTGAAAGCAAAGCAGGAAGGGAAGTAG
- a CDS encoding sodium-translocating pyrophosphatase, protein MEPILYAIPAFGLAALLYTWIRSAWVTKQPAGNERMSTIARHIADGAMAFLKAEYKVLAIFAVIASLLLFYLGSTGEKSSPLIVVAFLIGAFLSALAGFIGMRIATKANVRTAEAARSSLSRALNVSFAGGSVMGMGVAGLAVLGLGSLFIAFYYYFVQRTGADVNGIEMERALEVLMGFSLGAESIALFARVGGGIYTKAADVGADLVGKVEAGIPEDDPRNPATIADNVGDNVGDVAGMGADLFGSYVATILATMVLGREVVVQDNFGGISPVILPMMIAGLGIIFSLIGMLFVRVKEGGNVQAALNRGNWISVALTAVVTYFVIHWLLPETLTLRNFEFTANGVYLAVLVGLAVGSLMSIITEHYTAMGKGPVNSIVQQSSTGHATNIIAGLAVGMHSTVLPIIVLAAGIVLSYASAGLYGVAIAAAGMMATTAMQLAIDAFGPIADNAGGIAEMSELPKEVRGRTDILDAVGNTTAATGKGFAIASAALTSLALFAAFVGIAGIPSIDLYKAPVLAGLFIGAMIPFVFSALAIAAVGRAAMAMVHEVRRQFREIPGIMEGTGKPEYEKCVAISTEAAIREMLLPGAIALIVPLIIGFGLKGVLPDTSSAEVLGGLLAGVTVSGVLMAMFQSNAGGAWDNAKKSFEQGVMINGVMEYKGSEPHKASVTGDTVGDPFKDTSGPSMNILIKLMSIVSLVIAPYIALDQEPAIPEAPIKINKELNKINLDATHVAPSTAKADAMPPHTIVLKGLAAK, encoded by the coding sequence ATGGAACCTATTCTTTACGCAATTCCTGCCTTTGGACTGGCGGCGCTTCTCTACACCTGGATTCGCTCTGCCTGGGTAACAAAGCAGCCTGCCGGCAACGAGCGCATGAGCACCATTGCACGCCACATCGCTGACGGCGCAATGGCTTTCCTGAAGGCTGAATACAAAGTCTTAGCCATCTTTGCGGTGATCGCTTCACTCTTATTGTTTTACCTGGGCTCTACCGGCGAGAAGTCGAGCCCGCTTATTGTGGTAGCCTTTCTGATCGGGGCCTTTCTTTCTGCACTGGCAGGCTTCATCGGCATGCGGATTGCTACCAAGGCAAACGTGCGCACTGCTGAGGCAGCCCGCAGCAGCCTTTCCCGGGCACTGAACGTTTCGTTTGCAGGAGGTTCAGTGATGGGTATGGGCGTGGCAGGCCTGGCCGTGCTGGGACTAGGCTCCTTGTTTATCGCCTTTTACTATTATTTTGTGCAGCGCACCGGCGCCGATGTGAATGGCATTGAGATGGAGCGCGCCCTGGAAGTGCTCATGGGCTTCTCGCTGGGTGCTGAAAGTATTGCCTTGTTTGCCCGTGTGGGCGGCGGTATCTATACCAAAGCAGCCGACGTTGGCGCTGACCTGGTAGGCAAGGTAGAAGCCGGCATTCCGGAAGACGACCCGCGCAATCCGGCTACCATTGCCGATAACGTGGGCGACAACGTAGGCGACGTGGCAGGGATGGGCGCTGACCTTTTCGGCTCGTACGTGGCCACGATCCTGGCTACCATGGTTTTGGGCCGCGAGGTAGTGGTGCAGGACAACTTTGGCGGCATCTCGCCGGTTATACTTCCGATGATGATCGCGGGGCTGGGCATTATCTTCTCCCTGATCGGGATGTTGTTTGTGCGTGTAAAGGAAGGCGGCAACGTGCAGGCGGCCCTAAACCGCGGCAACTGGATCTCGGTAGCCCTCACCGCTGTTGTCACCTACTTCGTAATTCACTGGCTGCTGCCCGAAACCCTTACCCTCCGCAATTTTGAGTTTACTGCCAACGGCGTTTACCTAGCTGTGCTGGTAGGCCTTGCTGTGGGCTCGCTTATGAGTATCATCACCGAGCACTATACAGCTATGGGCAAAGGGCCGGTGAACTCTATTGTGCAGCAATCTTCTACGGGCCATGCTACCAACATCATTGCCGGTCTGGCAGTGGGTATGCACTCCACGGTGTTGCCTATTATTGTATTGGCAGCCGGCATTGTGCTCTCGTATGCCTCGGCAGGCTTGTATGGCGTGGCCATAGCCGCAGCAGGTATGATGGCCACCACGGCCATGCAGCTGGCCATTGATGCCTTCGGACCTATTGCTGATAATGCCGGCGGTATAGCTGAAATGAGCGAGTTGCCCAAAGAAGTACGCGGCCGCACGGATATTCTGGATGCTGTGGGCAACACCACGGCGGCTACCGGTAAGGGCTTTGCCATTGCCTCTGCTGCGCTTACCTCGCTGGCGCTTTTTGCCGCTTTTGTAGGCATTGCCGGCATCCCAAGTATAGATCTGTACAAAGCACCGGTGCTGGCTGGCCTGTTTATAGGAGCCATGATCCCGTTTGTTTTCTCGGCGCTGGCAATTGCAGCGGTAGGCCGGGCAGCTATGGCGATGGTGCATGAAGTGCGCCGCCAATTCCGGGAGATTCCCGGCATTATGGAAGGCACCGGAAAGCCCGAGTATGAAAAATGCGTGGCCATCTCTACCGAAGCCGCTATCCGCGAGATGCTGCTGCCGGGCGCTATTGCCCTGATCGTGCCGCTCATTATCGGGTTCGGCCTGAAAGGCGTGCTGCCGGATACTTCTTCGGCCGAGGTACTGGGCGGTCTGCTGGCCGGCGTAACTGTGTCGGGTGTGCTGATGGCCATGTTCCAGTCCAATGCCGGCGGCGCCTGGGATAACGCCAAGAAATCGTTTGAGCAGGGCGTGATGATCAACGGCGTGATGGAGTATAAAGGCTCCGAGCCGCACAAGGCCTCCGTAACAGGCGATACCGTGGGCGACCCGTTCAAGGATACCTCCGGGCCAAGTATGAACATTCTCATCAAGCTCATGTCAATCGTGTCGCTGGTTATTGCGCCTTACATTGCCCTGGACCAGGAGCCCGCCATTCCCGAAGCGCCGATCAAGATCAACAAGGAGCTGAACAAAATAAACCTGGATGCCACCCACGTGGCCCCATCTACTGCAAAAGCGGACGCCATGCCGCCGCATACCATTGTTTTAAAAGGCCTTGCAGCAAAGTAA
- a CDS encoding M20/M25/M40 family metallo-hydrolase gives MRLLEELCRIQAPSGNEKSLSEYLLNYIEAQKVHWRTEPKVLSGEQFQDCILLVFGKPRSAIFAHMDSIGFTVRYGNELVQIGGPSIKSGYKLVGEDAQGKIECTLQYDEEAHALTYAYEREIERGTELVFKCNFRETDDTVQSCYMDNRLGVWSALQVAETLENGIIAFSSWEEHGGGSVAYLARYIYEHYGVRQALISDITWVTEGVKAGQGVAISMRDSLIPRRAYVQKIIGIAKASGIPYQLEVEGAGGSDAKELQYSAYPWDWCFVGAPEDNVHTPDEIVHKKDIESMVALYRELMAKL, from the coding sequence ATGAGATTACTTGAGGAACTCTGCCGGATACAAGCCCCATCTGGCAACGAAAAAAGCCTTTCAGAATATCTGTTGAACTATATTGAAGCGCAGAAAGTTCATTGGCGCACCGAACCGAAGGTGCTCTCCGGCGAGCAGTTTCAGGACTGCATCCTGTTGGTGTTCGGCAAGCCAAGGAGTGCAATTTTTGCGCACATGGATTCCATCGGTTTTACGGTACGCTATGGCAACGAGCTGGTGCAGATTGGCGGGCCAAGTATAAAATCGGGTTATAAACTGGTAGGCGAAGATGCTCAGGGTAAAATTGAATGCACCCTGCAGTATGACGAAGAAGCGCACGCTTTGACCTATGCTTACGAGCGGGAAATTGAACGCGGCACGGAGCTGGTTTTTAAATGCAACTTCCGCGAAACCGATGATACGGTGCAGTCCTGCTACATGGATAACCGGTTGGGCGTGTGGAGTGCGTTGCAGGTAGCTGAAACGCTGGAAAACGGCATTATTGCTTTCAGCAGCTGGGAGGAGCATGGCGGCGGCTCGGTAGCTTACCTGGCGCGCTACATTTACGAACATTACGGTGTGCGGCAGGCCCTGATCTCGGACATTACCTGGGTAACCGAAGGGGTGAAGGCCGGGCAGGGCGTGGCCATTTCGATGCGCGACAGCCTGATCCCACGCCGGGCGTATGTGCAGAAGATCATCGGGATTGCCAAAGCCTCCGGCATACCCTACCAGCTGGAAGTGGAAGGAGCCGGCGGCAGCGACGCCAAAGAGCTGCAGTACAGCGCCTATCCCTGGGACTGGTGCTTTGTAGGTGCCCCGGAAGATAACGTGCACACACCCGACGAGATCGTCCACAAAAAAGATATTGAAAGTATGGTAGCCCTGTACCGGGAGCTGATGGCGAAACTATAA
- the hpt gene encoding hypoxanthine phosphoribosyltransferase: MNPRTITLHDCSFSTYICEEEIIARIVMLAEQLDQAYAGKTPLFLAVLNGSFMFTADLLKRISIPCEVSFIRLASYQDMHSTGKVKEILGLNEDISGRHVIVLEDIVDTGHTVHGLLKQLADRGPASVEVATLLMKPECLQHELEVKYVAKTIPNDFVVGYGLDYNGLGRNLRDIYKIVS; the protein is encoded by the coding sequence ATGAATCCCCGTACCATAACCCTGCATGATTGCAGTTTCAGCACATACATTTGCGAAGAAGAGATCATTGCACGCATCGTGATGCTGGCCGAGCAACTGGACCAGGCGTATGCCGGCAAAACGCCACTTTTCCTGGCTGTGCTCAATGGCTCCTTTATGTTTACCGCTGATCTGCTCAAGCGCATTTCCATTCCTTGCGAAGTTTCCTTTATCCGCCTGGCCTCTTACCAGGATATGCACAGCACGGGCAAGGTAAAAGAGATCCTGGGCCTGAACGAAGACATCAGCGGGCGCCATGTGATTGTGCTGGAAGACATTGTGGACACGGGCCATACGGTGCATGGCCTGCTCAAACAACTGGCAGACCGCGGCCCGGCTTCGGTGGAGGTGGCTACGCTGCTAATGAAGCCCGAGTGCCTGCAGCATGAGCTGGAGGTGAAATACGTGGCCAAAACGATTCCCAATGATTTTGTGGTAGGCTATGGCCTGGATTACAATGGCCTGGGCCGCAACCTGCGCGATATTTATAAAATCGTGTCGTAA
- a CDS encoding glycosyltransferase family 4 protein produces the protein MAGLKLMLLNYWGLDDPLTQATTLLHSQALKQMRQIDKVVLVTIERENREKQEFTSTYYGPCYQLYSKGRGMNLLTKAGDFIRFPKELQRIARKERIDTIVAVGTLAGSLALGVSKALHIPIYITFFEPHAAYMLDTGVWKEYDPRYIFQKRWERMQASQAAGLITVSEQYKAHLMALLPNRTDQVQVVRNGVDGKTFAYNQSDRTAVRERLGLPEASLTGIYVGKYGDLYYKQEAFAIYKQCFDSIPGFRLLILSPQSENEILDQLQQHQIDSNKVYIACVPHQHVPQYLSAADFAFATIKAHPSARFCSPVKIGEYWASGLPVLLTEGVGDDSEIIRNEGGGAVFNLQQEGSVAQALDKILLILQNPGHRQEIPLLTRKYRSPERIREAYAYFFGHLSTTRQV, from the coding sequence ATGGCCGGTCTGAAACTGATGCTGCTCAACTACTGGGGGCTGGATGATCCGCTGACCCAAGCCACTACGCTGCTGCATAGCCAGGCCCTGAAGCAAATGCGGCAGATTGACAAGGTAGTACTGGTAACCATTGAGCGGGAAAACAGGGAAAAGCAGGAATTCACCTCCACTTATTATGGCCCTTGTTACCAGCTTTACAGTAAAGGTAGGGGCATGAACCTGCTCACAAAGGCAGGTGATTTTATCCGGTTTCCAAAGGAACTTCAACGCATTGCAAGAAAAGAAAGGATAGATACGATTGTGGCGGTGGGAACACTCGCCGGCTCACTGGCGCTTGGGGTAAGCAAAGCATTGCACATTCCGATCTATATTACCTTTTTTGAGCCTCATGCAGCTTATATGCTGGACACGGGCGTTTGGAAAGAGTATGATCCACGCTATATTTTCCAGAAGCGATGGGAACGTATGCAGGCCAGCCAAGCTGCCGGGCTTATCACTGTTTCAGAACAGTATAAAGCGCATCTTATGGCCTTGTTACCAAATCGAACGGATCAGGTGCAGGTTGTTCGGAATGGAGTTGATGGAAAAACGTTTGCTTATAACCAAAGCGACAGAACAGCAGTCAGAGAAAGACTAGGCTTGCCCGAGGCTTCCCTTACCGGCATCTATGTGGGCAAGTATGGTGACTTATACTACAAACAGGAGGCTTTTGCCATCTATAAACAATGCTTTGACAGCATACCAGGTTTCCGGCTGCTTATACTTTCGCCGCAGTCTGAGAATGAAATTCTAGACCAGCTACAACAGCATCAGATTGACAGTAACAAAGTGTACATAGCTTGCGTGCCGCACCAGCACGTACCACAATACCTCTCCGCCGCCGATTTTGCTTTTGCCACTATCAAGGCACATCCTTCTGCCCGGTTCTGTTCCCCCGTCAAAATTGGCGAGTACTGGGCCAGCGGCTTGCCTGTGCTGCTGACCGAAGGCGTAGGCGACGACAGCGAGATCATCCGCAACGAAGGAGGCGGCGCGGTATTTAACCTGCAACAGGAGGGGAGCGTGGCGCAGGCTTTAGACAAGATCCTGTTGATCCTACAAAACCCCGGTCACCGGCAGGAAATCCCCTTGCTGACGCGCAAGTACAGGTCGCCGGAGCGGATACGGGAAGCCTATGCGTACTTCTTCGGGCATTTAAGCACTACAAGGCAAGTATGA
- a CDS encoding alpha-2,8-polysialyltransferase family protein: protein MSSKPNLLIVGNFNRKDYLDLFKGSQNYFDFFFLEFAAPQEIQNSYYQTYGKAIFWGDFKTADDLLQLIKPQKVIFFFIESYYHVVLNLACKVAGISTYHLDHGLRDININTRLETYFIQQKGTPVHVKQVQKLKQLLPRLRARLFLHNSVERLPPPEAAFFRHFYKVRSAKHYLATFKAINSPLRVADAYIAFSPKVYEVHQQQDFLPPGKVVHFTGFLSYDHLADIRPAATARKQILFIDQGLTTRCILGWTPERYRLFIAAFTNICLSFGYDLYVKPHPIQPKQEVDCWADRPNVHLINDKELTAILPETPLIIGFFSTYLLPLMALPHTTVLTLENHPVGKLDVSKSFIEAGVAKPIYDLEELHDILPNIASLHEQQLPNKAKFTEEWLYKFDGKSGERLRDILLRNEL, encoded by the coding sequence ATGTCATCAAAACCCAATTTATTAATAGTAGGCAACTTTAACAGGAAAGATTATTTAGACCTGTTTAAAGGTAGCCAAAACTATTTTGATTTTTTCTTTCTGGAGTTCGCTGCTCCTCAGGAGATTCAAAATTCGTATTACCAAACCTATGGCAAAGCTATTTTCTGGGGAGATTTTAAAACTGCTGACGATCTGCTGCAACTAATTAAGCCACAGAAAGTTATCTTCTTCTTTATTGAATCTTACTATCATGTGGTGTTGAATTTAGCTTGTAAAGTAGCCGGTATTTCAACGTATCATCTGGACCATGGGCTGCGGGACATAAACATTAACACCCGGCTTGAAACGTATTTTATACAACAAAAAGGCACCCCGGTGCATGTTAAGCAGGTACAGAAACTAAAACAACTCCTACCAAGGCTGCGGGCGCGGCTTTTTCTGCACAATTCAGTAGAGCGTCTTCCGCCTCCAGAAGCCGCCTTCTTCCGGCACTTTTATAAAGTCAGGAGCGCCAAGCATTACCTGGCTACTTTTAAAGCGATAAATTCGCCGCTTCGGGTAGCAGATGCTTATATTGCTTTCAGCCCTAAAGTATATGAAGTACACCAGCAGCAGGATTTCTTGCCGCCGGGAAAAGTAGTACATTTTACGGGTTTTCTTTCCTACGATCATTTAGCCGACATCAGGCCTGCCGCTACTGCCCGCAAACAAATACTATTTATTGATCAGGGGCTGACAACCCGATGCATTTTAGGGTGGACACCAGAGCGCTATCGTCTTTTTATTGCTGCGTTTACTAATATCTGCCTATCCTTTGGCTATGATTTATATGTCAAGCCCCACCCTATTCAGCCAAAGCAGGAAGTGGATTGCTGGGCTGACAGGCCAAACGTTCACCTCATCAATGATAAAGAGTTAACGGCTATACTTCCTGAAACCCCGCTCATTATCGGCTTTTTCTCTACCTACCTGCTCCCGCTTATGGCCCTTCCCCATACCACTGTTCTCACACTGGAAAACCACCCGGTTGGCAAACTCGATGTTTCAAAATCCTTTATAGAAGCTGGTGTGGCCAAACCGATCTATGATCTGGAAGAACTGCACGACATTCTGCCAAACATAGCCTCACTGCACGAGCAGCAGCTGCCGAACAAAGCAAAATTCACGGAGGAATGGCTGTATAAATTTGATGGTAAAAGCGGAGAGCGCCTGCGGGATATTTTGCTGCGCAACGAATTATAA